The following is a genomic window from Pseudomonas parafulva.
GTGGTGTTCGCCGACGAGAACGCCGGCATGAGCAACGGCGAAGGCACCCACGTGATCAAGGTGCCGCACATCATCGACGCCCTCGCACCGATCCTCTACACCATCCCGCTGCAATTGCTGTCGTACTACGTGGCCGTGTTGAAAGGGACCGATGTCGACCAGCCGCGTAACCTGGCCAAGTCGGTGACGGTGGAGTGAGGGTTGCTGGGTCGGATGTAGGGTGATTTTGTGGAATTAAAGCTGTCGCCCAACAATTAAAACTGTCGCCGGTAGAGGGGAAGCGCTCGCTCCCCTCCATCGGGCGGTTACACCAGCCTCCCCGCGTGACCCCTCCCTTCCTTGTACTGGCGTTTTCACATGCCCCTCTCGATTCTGCCTGATGAAACTCTTCCGTCATACGTGAGAAGGAACCTGCTGCTCTATTGGGCCGAGCCCAAGGCAGAGATCTTCGAAGCCCTGCGTACCCGTCATGTGATAAAGACGGCCGAAGTGAGAAGGCTCGCAGCAGCCATCGGCTGGCCTGGGTGCTATGGTTTCAATCGACTTGTTCACAATCACACGCTGAATGCAGCGTTCCACGTCATCAAGAGTGACTGGGATTTTGCCTACTCAGGCACTCAGTACCTTTCTGAGGGGGAGCACTTCAGTGAATGGGATGCTTCCTTCTGCCCTGAATGCGTTCGGGAAGACCTCAAGATCCACGGGTTTTCATACTGGAGGCGCTATGGCGCGTCAAACGTGTCGGTGTGCCCCAAGCACAACGCTGTCTTGCTTAGGGATTGTCCTTTTTGCGGTAAGTTGTTCACTCGCATAGATCATGACCTTGATGTGATGTGGCGCACTTGCGGCGGCCGGCATCTCGCCGAAGCTGAAGTTGTTGCTAACCACGACCCATTGGCGCTCAAGCGTGCTGAGGTCTACCAGCGATTGTGCAGGTCGCCCCATATCATCTCTGGTTTGCATGCCGCCAAGGTGCTGCTGGATAAGGCTACCGCTTTGAGCCCGCAGCTCAGTGGCGAGGAAAGGTCAAAAATGCAGGCGATAGCCTCGACCATGAGCGATCTTGTACAGAGGTTCGCCGATGTGCCATCACCGAGCCTTGAAAGTCGAGCTGGGACCATCACAGCATTATTCATTCATGCTGTCGTGGCGCTCTATGACAGCTATGACGATTTCGAACGTGAATTAATGTCCCTAGCGGGGAGCGCTCGATGCACTGATTCGCTTTGGAGCAGCTATCGGATAGAGGACACAAAGTATGTCCACTTCGTAGAAGAAGACTATGTGCAGGGTTTGGGGGTTTGGTTCACCCCGCGCATTGTGTTGGATGACGTGGTAGTCCAGGTAGGTTGGCCTTGGCCTACATCCAAGCACTATCCCTGCTGCAACACCCCGCTGTCCATTCATGAAGGACCATCGCAGCGGAATACCACCGTCGCTGCTTCGCCCAGCATTCCCAAGATCGGTTTAGCAAAAGCGCGAGCTGTCGGGATCATAAAATAGACGCCGCAAGCCTTCACCCGCTGCGACGCCTAGTCCAGGCAGCCAATGTTCTACACTCGAATCGGTACGCGAACAGGTAGAGGAGTATGGACCCAGTTGCACTGGCTCAGCGCTTTGAGTCCTGCCGCGCGTAC
Proteins encoded in this region:
- a CDS encoding TniQ family protein, which translates into the protein MPLSILPDETLPSYVRRNLLLYWAEPKAEIFEALRTRHVIKTAEVRRLAAAIGWPGCYGFNRLVHNHTLNAAFHVIKSDWDFAYSGTQYLSEGEHFSEWDASFCPECVREDLKIHGFSYWRRYGASNVSVCPKHNAVLLRDCPFCGKLFTRIDHDLDVMWRTCGGRHLAEAEVVANHDPLALKRAEVYQRLCRSPHIISGLHAAKVLLDKATALSPQLSGEERSKMQAIASTMSDLVQRFADVPSPSLESRAGTITALFIHAVVALYDSYDDFERELMSLAGSARCTDSLWSSYRIEDTKYVHFVEEDYVQGLGVWFTPRIVLDDVVVQVGWPWPTSKHYPCCNTPLSIHEGPSQRNTTVAASPSIPKIGLAKARAVGIIK